The Gordonia westfalica DNA segment TGGTGCAACAGGAAACGCTGGCCCCCATCATCGGGCGGGCCACCCACTTCCTGCTCACGGTGTCGATGCCCGAAACCCCCACCCAGGAATATCCCCTCTACTACGGGAAAGCAGTCCGCCGTGTCTGAGTGGACCGACGACAACGGCACCCGACATTGGATCGACGATCACGGGCGGGAACACGTCGACCTCACCGCCGAACAAACCCTCCACCTCGACATCAACTACAACCTAGGAGAATGACATGGCACTCGCCACCAACGCGATGAAAACCGCCCTGCTCAATGCGTATGCAGCGCAGGGAACGTGGATTTCCCTGCACACCGCCGACCCCGGCAGCACCGGCGCATCCGAGGTGTCGGGCGGTACCCCCGCGTATGCCCGCCAGCAGACGACCTGGGGGACTCCGGCGTCGGGTTCCATGACCGGGTCGAAGGTGTCGATCAACGTGCCCGCCACCACCGTCGTCGCGGCCGGCGTGTACTCGGCGCAAACCTCCGGCACCTATTTGGACAAACTGTCCATCCCCTCCACCACAGTCAGTGCGAACGCCACCATCGACGTCACCCCCACGATCACCATCACGTAGATGATCGTTCTGGCAGGCAGGGTGGTGACGGCAGTCCCCAACCGTCCCTACCTGTTTACGGCGGTACCGGTTCCGCGGGTGGGTGTGGTGCTACCTGCTGCACCCCACACGCGGGTGGTGGTACCGGAAGCCCGGCACACTGGGGTGAGGTTGCCGACGGCCCCGCACTATCGGACCCGCCGGCCCCGCACCAAAGAACGGTTGATGTCCGGCAACACCATCACCGTCACCGCTGCGGGTGTGGTGTACGCCCGACTCTGCGTGGACTATGCGGAGCAATCCGTCCAGGTGGGGCAGTCCGGGAAACTCGGTGTCGGCATAGCCGGTACCGGTTCGGGTGTGGTGGCTGGTGTGGGTGTGGTGCGTGCCCGTTACACCCTGACCGCAACCAACACCATCACCACCGACACCAGCAGCGATGGCCGCGCCCGCTACACACTCGACGCTACACAAGCGACCACTGTCACCCCTGCAGCGTCGACGGCAACTCTCTACACCCTGACCGCCACACAAGACATCACCATCACCCAACCTGTCGTCACCCGCCCACGCATTGAGCTGGATGCAGCACAAGACATGGTGGTGGCGCCGACAGCATCGTCAGTGCCATCGGTGGGATCGGTGAATGCGGATGCCTCCCAAACGTTCGAGGTGACGTCTGTGGCGGTGGTGAGGGTACGACACACCATCTCCGCCACCCAAACCACCACCGTGGGGCAGGCCACCGAACTGGGTGGCCTACGCGTACCGTTAGCCGCTTCTCAAACGGTGGCTGCCGACCAAACCGGTACGGCGCGGGCACGCTACACGCTGGCGGCACTGCAAACCATTAATGTCGCCGACACCGCAGACCTGCGCCCCCAGCTCGCCGCCGCCAACACTGTGACTGTCACTGGCACAGCCACATCCCGACCCCGCCACACCCTGACCGGCACCAACAGTGCTGCAACATCGAGTGCCGCGACCGCCACCCTCGTCACGTTCACCCGTCAACGCATGCAGAACGGGTCAGTATCGAACTCGTTCCTCCCGTATGTGCAGGTGACCGGGTTCACCTCTGACCCCACCTATCCGGCGACGGTCACCAACAATGCGCTCGTCGTGAAGGGCGCCGGGAACGTCACCCTCACCTGGTCGGCGACTGGTAACGGCAACATCAAAATCCAACGCAACGGTGTCGACGTCGGCAGCGTCGGACTCACCGGCACAGTGTCGTTGACCGTCGCCGCAGGCGACCAACTCACCATGTGGCATGCCTCGAATGGCGGACCTCAGTCAGTGTCTGGCTGCTGGATCAACATCACCCCCGCATAAGGCGCCCGTCTGCGGTACCCCCCCTCCTGTTCGAAAGGAAGTTCATGTCCGGACGTTTGACTGGTGTGTATCAGCTCCCCGATGGGGGGTTCCCGCCGCGGGATTCGAAACTGTGGATTCGGGTGCCGGTGGACCGCAACAACGCTGGGGTGACCGTGTACTCGGCGCCCACCGTCATCCCCATCAACCCGCCCACGCACCCGTCCGCCCCTGGTTTCTACGACTCGGGGTTGCTCCCTGAGGGTCCGTACCAGGTGCAGAAGGCGATCTTCGGGGCGAAGGATTACCGGTCGAAGTGGTATTCGGTTGTCCTGACAGAAGGTTCGCACACGCTGCAGGAGTTGATCGAGGACTACGACCCCGACGCCTACACCCCAGCCGTGGTGAACGCTGTCGCCACCCTGCGGGACGAGACCCGCACGGCCCGTGATGAGGCAGCCCAAATCCTGGAGGACGTGACGGCAGGTGCGGTACCGGATTCGGCGGTGGCATCGAAGATCACCGCCGAGGGGTCTGCCTCCCGTGCCGCGGTCGATGCCCGTGTCGCAGCAGGCACCACAGGCTTCCTCACACAAGAGGTAGCTGAGGAAACTTATGCTCCGCGCGTGGGGGGCGTGTTCTTCGTCGGCGAGCACGGTCTCGTGGGTGACTGGGCCGGGGGTGATGCCAACTCGGGGAGTGGCACTAATGACACCGCCGCGTTGACTGATCTCATCGCTGCCGTGCCTGACGGTTCGACGATCGTCTTCGATGCCACCAAGACCTACCGCCTCGACCCCTTGTCGATCACCGGTAAGTCACTCACGCTCGACTTCAATGGCGCACGGGTTGTGACGAAAACGATGGACTCCGGCGACCTGTCGGTGGCCAGCCCCTTTATCTCGTGGTCGTCCACCGTCGGCCCTGAGGTTGATCTCAGCAGCTCGGGGTTCGCCCGTGGAGCTACCGAGGTAATCACGAACCCTTTCTCAGGATCGAACGGGTTCTCAACCGACGACCTGGTCATCGTCCGTGACCGATACCCCGTCGCCCGGTGGGACACTGGCGCGAACGCCTCGTGGGTCGGACGCGGCGAGGTCAACATCGTGCAGTCGATCACGCCGTCCACAGGAACCGTGCGCCTCCGCATCCCCCTCAGCCACCAGTACCAGGCCAACTTCTCCGTGGTCCCCACGCTGCAACGCATCTCGACCCCGGTCCGTCCGGTCGTCAAGAACATCGGACTCATCATCGACACCAACCCCGACGGCATGTACACCGGGGACATCGAGACCTCAGGCGGTCACCTGTTCTACTTCTACGCCTGCGTGGACCCCCGAGTGGAGAACGTGCGCGCCGAGGGGTGGGAGAACCACATCGTCAACTTCAACAAGTGCCTGCGCCCGCGAACCATCGACATCGAGGGGCGAAACCCATTCCAGACAGGATCAGGGCACGGGTACATCGGGCGCATGACTCACTGCGTCGATGGCGAGTTCACCCGTAGCGTCGCCTACGGGACACGACACGTCGCCAACTACGTGGCGTCGGCGCGGTGTGGGTCGCGGTCGTGCCGGTCGTACCGCCCCGCTGGGGTGTCCTACCAGACCCACGGACTGCGGTCACGCGACATCTACTCGGTCGATGACACCGTGGTCGGCGGCGACTCGTCGGGCTGGTCACACGGCAACACCACCTACGCGGGCGACTACGGGTATCGCATTCTACGACCGCGCTACTACGGCACCAACAACGGTGTTCTCGCGCGCTGCGGCAGCACTGGTACACGCATCATCGACCCCGAGATTCACACCACAGCCAAGGGCGTGGAGGTGTCGAGCCTCGCGTCAGACGTGATCGTGGACCTCACCCAGGGGACCATCGAGATATTCGGAGAAGCGGGGACGTCCTACGCGGTACACGCCGCCGATGTCAACGGCAGCGGCGAGTACAAGCCGGGCTCGGTCACCGTCCACGGCCCCGGCGATCTCGTTGGAACTCGCGCCCTGGTGTCCCTCGACGTGACTGGTGCGGCCCGCATAGGTGGCGTCGAGTACGACCAGGGCGACGACCAGTTGCAGCGATGGGACGGCACCGACTGGGCCGAAGTCGAATCCGGTGGCGCAGCAGGCGTCACGCTCGATACCGACCAGACGATCACCGGGGCGAAGTCGATGGCCGAGGTGGGATTCTTCGGCACGTCCGCGCTCGGCACGAAGCCGTCCGCAACAGACGACCTCGGCACCGTCCTGTCCAGCCTTGGACTTCGCACTGCTGGTGGTGCGTATCCGATCACGACCTCGGGGGCGGTCGCTCTCACAGGCGGATTCCGTACCGGGCTCGGCAATCGATCCGGTACCTACAACATCACCACCAACACCGCGCCGTTCAACATGTGCGATGCCAGTGGTGGAGCGTTCACGATCTCACTGCCGAACACCGGATCGGCTGGGTATCGCTTCACTATCAAGAAGATCGACGCCTCAGCCAACGCGGTCACCGTGTCCGCGCCGATCGGCATCGACGGTGTGCCGACCCTCGTGCTCACCGATCAGTGGGAGTGGGTGGAGGTCGTCAGCACTTTCACCACAGGCCAGTACATGATCGTCGGTCGGGGCTGACCCCCGCCCATAACCGGAATCGGGACACCGCTGTCACGGCTCCCAGGCGTCGCCGAGTACCGCGGCGAGCCGGTCGGTGAGGTCCGGGGCCTCGGCGCGCTGGGAGTAGACCACGTCGTCGCATTCGACGGCGAGTGCGAGTAGGTCGGGGTCGGGTGGTGTCCATCCGCCGTCGGTGGCTTGTGTCATTTCGGCTTGCTGGCGGCGCATCTGTGCGCGTATGGCTTCGGCTGCGGCGCGTAGTACGTCCCGATCGGTCACCAGGTGATCATACGGGTTTCGTGAAATGTGTTGCGCTGCAACAGAAGTCGATGCTACTGTTATCTCACAAGTTCAGAGCGGGTGAGGTTCAGGAACACACACTGATCGTCGGAGCGCGATGCGCCGGCCACTGATAGGAAACACTGGGAACCCGATCGCAGAGCGTCATGATGCGACACCCGCTCTGAACTTGGACAACCTTGAACGCCCCATCCTCTTCGTGAGGGTGGGGCGTTTTCTTTGCGTTGAGGGGAACCCCGCCACCCCGCGGCTGCGTCCAAGGCTCATGACTCCACGCATCCGCATCTACCGACCACCCTACGATCCGGACTGCCCCGAATGCCGGCGACTGGTGGAGGACTTTGGGGGAGACGCCAGTCTGTTGGTGTCCCCAAAGTCGGATCAAAGTGCGGACTGGACGGACTGGTTCAGGACGGACGCAGAATCTCCCGCTCCGCATTCACGTCCACCAACTCACTCAGTGATACCTGATCGAGGCCAAGGGTGAGCTCTGTGACAGTACGTGATGTGACCTGCCGCCAGCGGCCCTTGGCAAACACAAAGTCACCCTCCTGGATGTCCTTGAATAGCGTGGGCACCGGACCATTCGCGAGTGCGCTCAGCCATTGACTTTCCCTGCCACCGTTGCGCACTCCGCAGGTCAGCGGAGGTGACTGACACTCTGCGCGGCCCCAGACTGTGGGCCGAGCGCGTACCTGAGTTCGCTCCTCGCGGCTGATGATCTGCGATCCACACGCGCACGTTCCGAATTGCCGGGTGTTGCCTGTGAGTTGACCCATGTGGGGATCTTAATGGCTTGCCCGGCAAGGGTGGGTGTGTCACCGGAGAAATAGGCCACAACCTGGGACAATAGGAGAATGACCGTAGCCGAACTGATCGCCAAGCTGCAGCAGATGCCCCAGGATGCCACCGCCTGTATCGACTGGGCGCAGATGGGCGTGTGGTCTGAACCTACGGGCGGCTACTACTACGGCGAAGCCGAGAGTGTCGTCCTCCATGACGGAGACGTGTACATCACCTCTGGTGAGGTCGAGCCGTGAGCGCGCCTGAGCTCAAGGACGAGTGTCTCGTGGTTCCCGGGCAGGGATGCCGCAACTTCCGCCCGGCACACCGGCGTGAAGCCCACCCCGCCGACACCTTCTCAGAGGTTCGTGTCGCCGACCACGGCGATCGGACCTGGGAGGCTCGCGAGTTCTCCGTCAACGTCCTGTCTGGCCGCGACTGCCCGTTGAATGCGGAGCTGTTCCCTGCCCAAGCTGAGGCGCAGGTGTACGCCGACGCCCGCAACACGGGCTATCTCCACACCGGCGCAATGATCTGCGTACACGAATGGCGGTTGGAACAGGCGAGGGCGGGGAACGATGCTTGAGTTCAAGGTAGGGGATCGTGTGCGGACTGTTGTCGGTGACCACACTGGGCGAATCGTGGACTTCGTACCTGGAACCGACTGGCCCATCCTCTACGTCACCAACTCCACCAGCCATCCCGAAACGGTTGGCGAGTATGTACCCAACGATCCCAGCAAGCTCGTACGACAGGACTGGACCGATGCCTGAGTTCAAGGTAGGGGACCGCGTGCGGGTGACCTCACTAGGGAACGCCGAGGCGGCTGGGAAGATCATCGCCCAGGAACGCGTGCCCGACCTACTGCACCGGGTGGAGTTCACTCACGCCACGGCATGGGCGCGGGAGTTGTTCGGCGACGGGTGGTGGTTCGCCGACACCGCGCTGGAGCACATCGACTGATTACGAAGGCTCATGCCGCTCTCCATCGACGTGTATGTACAAGTACAGCCACCCAGCGTGGTGCTGGATGGCTGTACTTGAATGCCTTGGCTGTAACCGTGGCTGTAGTCGAGAGCCTGTGTGGTCTCTGACCTGGAGCGGGTGACGGGAATCGAACCCGCGTAGCTAGTTTGGAAGACTCGCGACGGAGGGGACTGGACCTCACTTTGCGAGATACACGTAAGTCTAAACGTAAGCGTCGGAGTGAAAATGC contains these protein-coding regions:
- a CDS encoding phage tail fiber protein — encoded protein: MALATNAMKTALLNAYAAQGTWISLHTADPGSTGASEVSGGTPAYARQQTTWGTPASGSMTGSKVSINVPATTVVAAGVYSAQTSGTYLDKLSIPSTTVSANATIDVTPTITIT